One window of the Vicia villosa cultivar HV-30 ecotype Madison, WI unplaced genomic scaffold, Vvil1.0 ctg.001415F_1_1, whole genome shotgun sequence genome contains the following:
- the LOC131635041 gene encoding uncharacterized protein LOC131635041, which yields MAYEGNRGSSVLDGFTLSPLPYPVLLILAVIFIFLGSSWYFSYEEAVENAQEQLGWVLFALPVVLILIVWLLSSMDDSEWFSVWGRRRTTYKTPSEGSSPWGVAALIVVLLLLVKFQSSFLDSWFY from the coding sequence ATGGCCTATGAAGGAAACAGAGGTTCCTCTGTCTTGGATGGATTTACTCTGAGTCCCCTGCCATATCCTGTTCTGTTAATCTTAGCAGTGATCTTCATCTTCCTTGGTAGTTCATGGTACTTTTCTTATGAAGAAGCTGTTGAAAATGCTCAAGAACAATTGGGTTGGGTTCTATTTGCGTTGCCAGTGGTTCTTATACTTATAGTTTGGTTGTTATCATCAATGGATGATTCAGAATGGTTTTCTGTATGGGGCAGGCGCAGGACAACCTACAAAACTCCCTCAGAAGGGAGCTCTCCATGGGGTGTGGCTGCCTTGATTGTTGTTTTGTTGCTTTTGGTGAAGTTTCAATCTTCTTTTCTTGATAGTTGGTTTTATTGA